CTGCACCGCCTATTACAGACGGAATGGCGCGGTCTATTATTTCTTGTGAAATCGGATTTTGCGATAGTGATTTTGCAAAATTATCAAATGTTTTTGAAATATTCGGGTCTCTGAAAGAGCCGAAAGCAAATATCCCCGCGACTTGATTAAAGCTACAAAATCCGCCGTATGCTCCGCCTTCCACGCGAATTTTATCCCACAGATACCCCTTTGCCAAAATTTGTGAAAGCAGTTTAACTTCGCCTACAAACTTGTGTTCGCAGTTTTGGAGTTCAAACGCTTTTGCCGCATAATTTACCGAAGACGGAATTTCGAGTGCGTATATTTCGGAAATTTGTTTTATCTGTAAATTTTGAGGTGTCAATTCGATTTTTTTCTCAAAAGAAGGAATTTTCACGACAAATTCTTCCAGTTGACCGACAAATCCGTTTTCATTGCAAGATGTTGAAATAGTCAGCCCTTGCGAATTTATGAGAATAGAGTGAATTTCTTGCAGTTTTGCTAAAATTTCTTTCTCTTTATTACGCAGATTTTTCAAAAATTTGTAAAGTCCGATACCGTCAATTCTGTGTTTTATTGCATTGGCAGTTGAAAAGCGCGCCGCCGCGTTCATAATCGCGTGAGTATGCCCGTGTTGAATTATGTCCTCAAAAATACCGTTTTTGGTTTCGTTTATTACGTTTTTTATTAGTTTTGTGTCGCTGAAATCCGCCTCAAAAAGCGTTCTTGACAGGCAATTTAAGGTTTGCGGTATGTTTTTTTCGAGCGTTTTTACTCCAAAAGAGTTTTGGATGACAACGGGAGCGTTTCTGTTGTAAGAAGCCGAAATTATCGGGTCAGACCAAAATCCGCCCGAATGCAATTTCCACTGCTTTGCCGTTTCGGCGGCAGATAAACCGCCTGCGCCGCAACGTCCTAAATAGTCGGTGTAAAGCGGAAAATATTCAAGAAGATGGTTCGGAATTACCGAAAAATCGAAGGACAAATTTAAGTAGAAAACCCCGCCTGTAAAAATGGGCGAATGCAACCATTTTACTGCACCTATTTGGCTTTTTTCAGTCGGGATAATTTCGCCTTTTGTCGGAATATCGCTTTTTTTCAATAGCGGAATGCACGACAATTCTTGAGATGTATGCTCTCTTTGTTGATAATCGTTAAGTTCTTTTGTGAATTTGGCAAATGATTGTAAATCGGTTTTTGTGAAATCCGCCGACAATTTTTTTGCCTGCTCGCGAGATAATTTTCCGAGATTATCTCCCATTTTTGCGCTTGCCTCTGTGATTAACAGCAGTTCGTTTTTATTTTTCAACGTTAATTCTTCGAGTAAGTTTTCGAGGTAGCGCGGTTTTTCGGTGATGTTTTTGCGGAGTTGCGCAAACTGCTCTTCAAACTGCAAAAATCGGACGGGGTCGCAGTCGTAAATCCAAAATTTGTAAATTCTTGTGGCGAAACTCAGCGGATACGAGGCGTCGCCGCCGATTTCTCGTATCTTGAATTCCATTTGTCTTAAGATGCCTTCGATTGCTTCTTTGTCAAAGCCGTTCTCTGCTTCTTTTTTTATTGTGCTCTTAATTAAATCCACAATTTTTTCGGCGTTTTTCGGCTTGGTTTTTTTTAGTCCCACAACAAATGAAACAGCATAAAGTTCGGTTTCTATACCCGATAAATCGTCAATGTCTTCGCCTAAATCGCTGTCTAAAAGCGCTTTTTTGAGCGGTGCATTTTCGCCCGAAAGCAGATAACTCGACAAAACTTTCAACTCCAATGTGTTTGCTTCATTTTTTTGTTTTTCGCGCCAAATCCAAGATAAAAGCACCGTGGCTGTGCCGTTGTCTTCCTTTGAGGAGGGCGCCGAAATATGAATTTTTTGTGGTTTTTCAAAGTTTTTTTGCGGCAAAATCTGCGAATTAACTTTTAATTCGTCAAAATTTTTCAGATAGTTATCGTTTAGTCGTTCAAGAGACTCTTTAGAATTTATATTTCCGTAAAGCACAATAAAACTGTTGCTCGGGTGATAATATTTTTGGTGAAAGTTCTTAAAGTTTTCGTAAGTCAGTTCGGGAATATGCTTTGGGTCGCCGCCCGATTCAAAAAAATATGTTGTATCCGGAAAAAGTCCCGAATATAAATTTTTTCCGACGAAACTGTTGAAATCTGAAAACACGCCTTTCATTTCGTTATACACAATTCCTTTTATTGAGACATCGCTTTTGTCGGCGTTTTCGTTTTCCACGTCAAAATGCCAACCTTCCTGTGCAAAGGTATATTCGCTTAAAACAGGATTAAAAACAGCGTCGCAATAAACGTCGGTCAAATTGAAAAAATCGGCGGGGACTTGTGATGAAACGGGATAAATAGTGCGGTCGGGATAGGTCATTGCGTTCAAAAAAGTGTACATTGAACTTTTGAGAAGTTCCTTAAACGGGTCTTTCAGCGGGTATTTCTTTGAGCCTGCCAAGACTGCGTGTTCCAAAATATGAGGTACTCCCGTATGGTCAAAAACGGGTGTGCGAAATCCAATCGAAAAAAGGTTGTTTTTGTCGTCGTTATACCAATGAACGCATTTCGCCTTTGTTTT
This Chitinivibrionia bacterium DNA region includes the following protein-coding sequences:
- a CDS encoding insulinase family protein; the encoded protein is MANFQDIKEGDVVGGFLCNEVREIKERNSVAYIFEHQKTKAKCVHWYNDDKNNLFSIGFRTPVFDHTGVPHILEHAVLAGSKKYPLKDPFKELLKSSMYTFLNAMTYPDRTIYPVSSQVPADFFNLTDVYCDAVFNPVLSEYTFAQEGWHFDVENENADKSDVSIKGIVYNEMKGVFSDFNSFVGKNLYSGLFPDTTYFFESGGDPKHIPELTYENFKNFHQKYYHPSNSFIVLYGNINSKESLERLNDNYLKNFDELKVNSQILPQKNFEKPQKIHISAPSSKEDNGTATVLLSWIWREKQKNEANTLELKVLSSYLLSGENAPLKKALLDSDLGEDIDDLSGIETELYAVSFVVGLKKTKPKNAEKIVDLIKSTIKKEAENGFDKEAIEGILRQMEFKIREIGGDASYPLSFATRIYKFWIYDCDPVRFLQFEEQFAQLRKNITEKPRYLENLLEELTLKNKNELLLITEASAKMGDNLGKLSREQAKKLSADFTKTDLQSFAKFTKELNDYQQREHTSQELSCIPLLKKSDIPTKGEIIPTEKSQIGAVKWLHSPIFTGGVFYLNLSFDFSVIPNHLLEYFPLYTDYLGRCGAGGLSAAETAKQWKLHSGGFWSDPIISASYNRNAPVVIQNSFGVKTLEKNIPQTLNCLSRTLFEADFSDTKLIKNVINETKNGIFEDIIQHGHTHAIMNAAARFSTANAIKHRIDGIGLYKFLKNLRNKEKEILAKLQEIHSILINSQGLTISTSCNENGFVGQLEEFVVKIPSFEKKIELTPQNLQIKQISEIYALEIPSSVNYAAKAFELQNCEHKFVGEVKLLSQILAKGYLWDKIRVEGGAYGGFCSFNQVAGIFAFGSFRDPNISKTFDNFAKSLSQNPISQEIIDRAIPSVIGGADAPKSPAVKTRNELFDHLCEYTNEDEQKIREAILNADENSIKHNIDIIIESAKNAQKTVLGSKDAINLAKKEGLTFKKDKL